ATCCGGCTCAACGATGAGCGCGTCATCAGGGAGATGACCGCGGGCAAGCTGATCATGCCCTTCTATTCGTCGCAGGGTCAGGAGATCATCCCTTCGTCCGTCGCGGCGAACCTGACCGACGAAGACTATATCTGCACCATCTATCGCGGCACGCACGATATGCTGGCCAAGGGCTTTCCGCTGGAAGCGCTGTGGGGTGAATTGGCCGGCCGCGTCAACGGGTCGTGCAAGGGCAAGGGCGGCCCGATGCACCTGACCTACCCCAAGAAGGGGATGATGGTCACAACGGGCGTCGTCGGTTCCTCTATGCCGATCGCCGTCGGATTGGGTTGGGCTGCCAAGCTGGACGGCAAGGGCCAGGTGTCGGTCGCCAATTTCGGTGACGGCGCGGCCAATATCGGCGCCTTCCACGAGTCGATGAACATGGCGGCGCTGTGGGACCTGCCGGTCATCTTCATCTGCCAAAACAATCGCTATGCCGAACATACCAGCTTTGCCAATTCGACCAAGGTGGAGCGCATTTCCATCCGCGCGGCTGGCTATGGCATGGAAGGCGTAACCGTGAATGGCAATGATCCCGACGAGATGTACGGCGCGGTCAAGGTGGCGGTCGAGCGCGCCCGTGCAGGCGAAGGCCCGACCCTGATTGAGGCGATGACTTTCCGCTTCAACGGCCATCTGGTCGGCGACGCGGCGAAATATATTCCCCGCGAAGAATTGGCGGCCGCGAAGCAGAATGACCCCGTGCCAGCGCTGCGTGCCCGCCTGCTGGCCGAAAACGTAGCCAGCGAAGCCGATCTCGCCGCGATCGAGGCAGAAATCAAGGCAGCGATCGATGCTGCTGTCGAGGCCGGCTTTGCAGCCGAATTGCCCGATGTGTCCGAACTGAAGCGCGACGTGTTCGCCTATGACCTTGCTTGAGGCCCGCCATGAATGAACCTAAGAAAATGAACATGATCGAGGCCATCAACCGGGCCTTGCACGATGCCTGCGCGGCCGATTCCAAAGTGCTAGCGCTGGGCGAGGATCTCGCCGACCATGAGGAAGGCGGCGTCGTCGGCATCACCAAGGGCTTGTCGACCGCCTTTGGCACCGACCGCATCAAATCCACGCCGATTTCCGAGCAGGCGATCATGGGCGCCGCGATCGGTGCATCGCTGGTCGGCTATCGTCCGGTGGCCGAGATCATGCTGATGAACTTCGTCACCGTGGCGATGGACATGATCACAAACCACGCCGCGAAGCTGCGCTTCATGTCGGGCGGTCAGACGAGCGTGCCGATCGTCATCCGCACCATGACTGGCAGCGGTTTTTCGCAGGGCGGGCAGCACAGCGACTATCTGGAAGCCTGGTTTGCCCATACCCCCGGCATCAAGGTGGTGGCACCGTCAAATCCGGCGGACGCTTATGGCCTGCTGCGCGCGGCAATTGAGGACCCGGATCCCGTCATGTTCATCGAGAGCATGCCGCTTTACTGGACCCCGGCCGAAGTGGATTTCCAGCCGGTACCTCTGGGCAAGGCGAAGATCAGCCGCGAAGGATCGGACGTGACCATCATTTCCTATGCGATTGGCGCAGTGCACGCGCTGGCCGCCGCGGAAAAGTTGGCAGCTGACGGCATTTCTGCCGAGGTCATCGACCTGCGGACCATCTCGCCCTGGGATCGCGAGGCTGTTTTGGCTTCGGTCTCCAAGACGGGCCGCGCCGTGGTCGTCCATGAAGCGGTCAAGGAATATGGCGTTGGTGCAGAAATCTCATCGGTCCTGCACGAGCAACTCTGGGACAAGCTGGAGGGGCCGGTGCAGCGCGTGGGCGGTGCATATAGCCCGGTGCCTTTCTCCAAGCCGCTTGAGTTGGCGTTCGCGCCCAACCCCGCGTCGATCATCGCTGCCGTCAAGGTAGCGCTGGGCTGATCCGGACGATCCGGCTGCCGCCTGGGGGGGGCGGCCGGACATGAGGAATTGCAACATGATCCAATCGGCGGAAGATGAAAGCTATCTTGTCGAGTTGATCGATGGCGTCCTGCGCCTGTCGTTCAACCGGCCTCAGTTCGGCAATGCCATACCCAAGACTTCGGTCCCGCACCTGATCGAGCTGTTCCACGCCGCGCAGGCCGATGCGTCGGTGCGCTGCATCCTGGTGCGCGGTGAAGGCAAGGTCTTTTCCGCCGGTGGCGATATTGCCGGTTTTGCGCAGTCGCTTGAGCAGGATGTCGAGACACGCCAGGCCGACTTCGCTCGCCGCCTGCCGTTGGCGCGCAAGCTGGTGGAAGCCATCGCCGCCTTTGACGGACCGATCGTCACTTCGGTTCGCGGTGCAGCCGCTGGTGCCGGCCTCTTCTACCCGTTGGTGGCCGATTATGCGATCGGGGACGAAAGCGCTGCCTTCGTGTTCGCGCATCAACGCGTAGCTCTGTCTCCGGACGGCGGCGTGACTGCGGTACTGCCGCAGGTCGTCGGCACCCGCATGGCCCGCATGTTGCTGATGACCGCTGCCAAGGTGGATGCGGAAGAGGCCCTGCGCCTTGGCATCCTCCACCGGATCGTCGCTGCCGACGCGTTGGAGGACGAGGCAATGAAGATGGCCCGTCGTCTCGCCCGTGCGCCGCAGCTCGCAATCAAAACCGCGAAAAAGCTGGTGAACGACGCCCCGCAACAGACGCTGGGCGATATTCTGGATTCAGAGACCGCCGGCATTGTCGCGTGCGTGGGCGATCCCGATTTCGCCGAAGGGGTGCGGGCGTTCCTGGAAAAGCGGCCGACATCCTTCCCCTCAGCGCAGTGACTCTGGCGTCGCCCATTTGAAATGATGAGGCACGCCCCGAAAGGGCGTGCTCCCGGGACGGTGGGCCCGCAAGCTGAGCGAGGGCAGGCATATGGCTGTCGAGGCCGCAACGGGCAGTCGATGACACTGCACCGATGTGCTCCACAACCTGCTCTCGCAGATCAATCTCGCATGGCAAAACAGTCCGTCTGATGAGCTTGAGTAGAGTTGAGCACCTACATCTTTCGCTCATGACCGGTTTCCAAAGCTTGCCATTGCTAACGGCGAATGGCCGCCATATTGACCGGCTGAGCGGATTAGACTTGGCGAACCAAAACAGCAAGTTTGGAGGGATTGAGGGCGGCGAGACGCGGGCATCGCAGCGGCAACGCACGCGTTTCCACAGTTCCGGATCTCAAAACGCTGGACGCAGCAGCCGCTATGGATGTTGTCGATCGGTTCGATCTTCCCACCCTTCTGGCCGCGAGCGAGGCTATGACCCTGGAGGGCAAGGGTGCGCTCGTCACCTATTCGCGAAAGATCTTCATTCCGCTGACGCAGCTTTGCCGCGACGTCTGCCATTATTGCACCTTCGCGGTCCCGCGGTCCCGTCGTCCCGCGCAGCCAGCCTCTATCTGTCCCGCACCGACCTTCTCGCCCTAGCCCGCGCCGGCGCGGCGGCGGGATGCCGCGAGGCGCTGTTCACGCTCGGCGATAGGCCGGAACTGCGGTACAGCGCCGCACGGGCAGATCGCATCGGCGATTGGATTCGGAAAATTCAGGCAGGACATCACGCCTGATCTCTGTATTTTGGATCTGGCCTTCAGAGCGGACTGAACTTGCGGAATGCTTCGCGCGATCACGAGGCGGCGCGGCTAATGGCCCCTATCGTGGGATGGCTGGCGCCGCCCCGCGATCAGGCATCCCCTGATTGAGCGCCAGTACGATCTTTGTCGCCGTGTCTTCGGCCACCGCTGCAAGGATAGGCGGCAGCAGCAGGTTCATGACGGGGCCTGAACCGCCGCTGGCGTTGATCTCCAAGCGGCAACTCAGCATCGCGCCTTGGCTGACAGCCGCATGACCTGCCGCGGCTTGGCCATGCTCCAACCGCCGTCCCGTGAGGCGGGACAGCAGCCAGCGCAGCCATGTCGCCCGCCATCGCGCCCATCGGTTCTGGCTTGGTGACGTTTCGGCCGCCCCTTCGCCAGACATGATCCCGGCAATCCGGAAAGCACCCTCGCCGGCGAAGGGCTCATCAATGCCTTGAAGCGTGAAGGCGACATGGCTGGGCTCGACCCATTCGGTGATGGTCACATCAAAATCAGCCGTGCGCGAAAGCCCGGCCAACTCCCCCCTGACCGTCCATCGCGAATGACGATCATCGATCGTCTGATGCCGTTGATACCCTGCGAGCAACGGCGCCCATTGATCCATATCGCTGATGAACGCCCAGGCATCGGCAGGGGACGCGGCAGTCAGCCGCTCTATCTCAACTACGGGCATATCAGAACCGATTGCTGCCGGCAGCGGCGGAGCGCCCGGCGATGTGGCCGAATGTCAGCGCCGGGCCGATCGTGCCGCCGGCGCCCGGATAGGACATGCCGGTGAAGCTGGCCATCGCATTGCCTGCCGCATAGAGGCCGGGCACGATCCCACCACGACTGGACAGCACCTCGGCCCGGCTGTTGACGCGAGGGCCGCCGCGCGTCCCGATCGTGCCGATACGCAGTTCGCACGCGAAAAACGGCGCCTTGTCGAGCGGACCAAGCGTTTGGAACGCGCCCTCCAGTTCCCGGTCGCCATAATAGCGGTCATAGGCGCTCTCGCCGCGATGGAAGTCCGGGTCCACGCCCTTGGCCGCGTTGGCGTTGAAGCGAGCGACGGTGTCCTCCAGCCCATCCGGGTCGACGCCGATTGCCTGGGCAAGGTCCCGGATAGTTTCCCCTGTCGCCAGCCAGCGCGGGATGGGATCGCCGGGCATGCGGGTCATGAAAGTATATTTATCCAGATAGTCCCGGTGCACGATCACCCAGGCCCGCGCATTGGGGAAACCGAAGCTGGTGGGATCGAACGCCCGCATCGCCAGGCAGACGTCGTGATAGCTCAGGGCTTCGTTGACGAAGCGCTTGCCCTGCGCGTTGACGATGATGGAGCCGGGGCTGTGCCGTTCCGCCGATGTCAGGCGGTTGAGTTGATGCCCCTCATAATCCTCGCCGGGGATGCGCACCGAGGCATGATACCAGGCCTCGCACATGTTGCCGAGTTCGGCGCCGGCTTCTATCGCCATCAACAGGCCATCGCCTTCATTGAAGGGCGGACTGAGCGGAGCGGCCTCCGGCCCGTAGATGAAGTCCTTGACCAGATTTGCATTCCATTCAAAGCCGCCCGATGCGATCACGACCCCCCGCCGCGCGCCGATCCGGACAGACCTGCCATTTTCTTCGGCATGGAGCCCGGTGACGACGCCGTCCTCAATCACCAGCCGCTGCGCGCGCACGCCGCGCCGCATGGCAATGCCCTTGTCCCTGGCCGCCTTGATCAGCCCGGCCATCAGCGCGTGGCCGGTTCCTACCAAATCTTTCGCCATGCGATCCGCGATCATCGCGGGATCGAGCAGATTGGTCTTGCCGTCCGCGACATCGGCGAGCGAAACCGGGATCGGGAAATGCGGACTCATCCGCAGCGCCGGACGCAATTCGCCCAGCTCGCCTGCAGGAAACAGGCGGGCTGTCAGCGAACGGCCGATCTTGCCGCCTTCCAGTTCCGGATGATAGTCCGGAATGGTGAGCGCGACGAATTCCAGTTCCGTTTCCGCCTCCAGAAAGCGGATCACGTCAGGAGCGGCATCGACATAGGTTTCGCACAGCGCCTCGTCCATCTTGCCCAACGACAAGCGCCGCAGATAGGCGAGCGCTTCCTCGCGGCTGTCGCTCGCCCCGACCTCGTGCATATGCGCATTGTTCGGAATCCAGGGCAGGCCGCCCGAAACCGCGCTGGTGCCGCCGAGCTTGTCGGAGCGTTCCAAAATCAGCACGTCGGCACCCTGATTCCGGGCGCTGAGCGCCGCCGACAGGCCCGCCGATCCCGATCCGATGACGACGACGTCCGCCGTCATGTCCCAACTGTCCATCGCTCTTCCTCTCTTGTTCTTGCCCCGGCTTTGTGCCTTGTGGAGTCGTGAAAATAGCGGTCAGGCCTCCGTCCCGGTCCGCGCCGTTGCCCGCGCGCGGTGGAGGGCGCCTTCATCCTCGGCCTCGCGGCTGAAATGCCCGATCAATGTTTCCAGATCACCGACGAAGCGGCGCTCTCCCGCCACGCCGAGAACGGTCCGGATTTCACGGATCAGCGCCATCGACGCATCATTCAGCGGCGGTACGATGGCGCGGCCGCGCGGCGTCAGGCGGATTTCGACCCAGCGCCGGTCGGCTGCGGCGCGGTCCCGAGTGATCAGCCCGTCCCGCTCCAGCCGGGTGAGTGTCTGGCCGATCGCCGCCGGGCCGAGACTCAATTGCTGTGACAGCGCCTTGGACGTGAGCGGTTCCGTGCGGCTCAGTTCGTAAAGAATATAGGTGCCGGCCGGGCTTACCTCGCAGGCGGCGGTGCGATTGGCATAGATCGCCGCCTGCAGACGAGCGGCGAGCGTCAGAAGATAGGGCGCGCTGGATTTGATGAGATCGACCGGCACGGGGCCTACCCCATCGCTTGCCCGGCTGCTGTCTGCGGTCATGTCCGGTCCTGCGCCTTTCCTTCGGCAAGCGAGAGCATTGCCGATCACCGGTCGATAATCCACGCCGGGACCGAGGTACAGCAAAATATTATAGTAGCATAATATCTTCATCTTGCTAATCTCGCCTCCAACGGAGCAAGGCGACCCAACGCCACCCGCATGATGGTCGTCAGTCCGGCCAAGGAGAGGCGCATGGATATTTCCGCAGTCATGAACGGGGCCGACGCGACCAATGTGCGCGGCGATCCCATGAACGGTGAACGCTATTGGTCGCCCGCCTTCGCCCAAGCCGAATGGGACCATATGTGGAAGAAGGTCTGGCACATCGCCGGCCGCGAAAATGAGGTTCCCGAACCCGGCGATTATCTGGTCCACG
This region of Sphingobium sp. MI1205 genomic DNA includes:
- a CDS encoding thiamine pyrophosphate-dependent dehydrogenase E1 component subunit alpha, giving the protein MSNYPKPDAATLLEIYKKAALIRLNDERVIREMTAGKLIMPFYSSQGQEIIPSSVAANLTDEDYICTIYRGTHDMLAKGFPLEALWGELAGRVNGSCKGKGGPMHLTYPKKGMMVTTGVVGSSMPIAVGLGWAAKLDGKGQVSVANFGDGAANIGAFHESMNMAALWDLPVIFICQNNRYAEHTSFANSTKVERISIRAAGYGMEGVTVNGNDPDEMYGAVKVAVERARAGEGPTLIEAMTFRFNGHLVGDAAKYIPREELAAAKQNDPVPALRARLLAENVASEADLAAIEAEIKAAIDAAVEAGFAAELPDVSELKRDVFAYDLA
- a CDS encoding alpha-ketoacid dehydrogenase subunit beta — translated: MNMIEAINRALHDACAADSKVLALGEDLADHEEGGVVGITKGLSTAFGTDRIKSTPISEQAIMGAAIGASLVGYRPVAEIMLMNFVTVAMDMITNHAAKLRFMSGGQTSVPIVIRTMTGSGFSQGGQHSDYLEAWFAHTPGIKVVAPSNPADAYGLLRAAIEDPDPVMFIESMPLYWTPAEVDFQPVPLGKAKISREGSDVTIISYAIGAVHALAAAEKLAADGISAEVIDLRTISPWDREAVLASVSKTGRAVVVHEAVKEYGVGAEISSVLHEQLWDKLEGPVQRVGGAYSPVPFSKPLELAFAPNPASIIAAVKVALG
- a CDS encoding enoyl-CoA hydratase/isomerase family protein produces the protein MIQSAEDESYLVELIDGVLRLSFNRPQFGNAIPKTSVPHLIELFHAAQADASVRCILVRGEGKVFSAGGDIAGFAQSLEQDVETRQADFARRLPLARKLVEAIAAFDGPIVTSVRGAAAGAGLFYPLVADYAIGDESAAFVFAHQRVALSPDGGVTAVLPQVVGTRMARMLLMTAAKVDAEEALRLGILHRIVAADALEDEAMKMARRLARAPQLAIKTAKKLVNDAPQQTLGDILDSETAGIVACVGDPDFAEGVRAFLEKRPTSFPSAQ
- a CDS encoding CoxG family protein — protein: MPVVEIERLTAASPADAWAFISDMDQWAPLLAGYQRHQTIDDRHSRWTVRGELAGLSRTADFDVTITEWVEPSHVAFTLQGIDEPFAGEGAFRIAGIMSGEGAAETSPSQNRWARWRATWLRWLLSRLTGRRLEHGQAAAGHAAVSQGAMLSCRLEINASGGSGPVMNLLLPPILAAVAEDTATKIVLALNQGMPDRGAAPAIPR
- a CDS encoding FAD-dependent oxidoreductase; its protein translation is MDSWDMTADVVVIGSGSAGLSAALSARNQGADVLILERSDKLGGTSAVSGGLPWIPNNAHMHEVGASDSREEALAYLRRLSLGKMDEALCETYVDAAPDVIRFLEAETELEFVALTIPDYHPELEGGKIGRSLTARLFPAGELGELRPALRMSPHFPIPVSLADVADGKTNLLDPAMIADRMAKDLVGTGHALMAGLIKAARDKGIAMRRGVRAQRLVIEDGVVTGLHAEENGRSVRIGARRGVVIASGGFEWNANLVKDFIYGPEAAPLSPPFNEGDGLLMAIEAGAELGNMCEAWYHASVRIPGEDYEGHQLNRLTSAERHSPGSIIVNAQGKRFVNEALSYHDVCLAMRAFDPTSFGFPNARAWVIVHRDYLDKYTFMTRMPGDPIPRWLATGETIRDLAQAIGVDPDGLEDTVARFNANAAKGVDPDFHRGESAYDRYYGDRELEGAFQTLGPLDKAPFFACELRIGTIGTRGGPRVNSRAEVLSSRGGIVPGLYAAGNAMASFTGMSYPGAGGTIGPALTFGHIAGRSAAAGSNRF
- a CDS encoding MarR family winged helix-turn-helix transcriptional regulator is translated as MTADSSRASDGVGPVPVDLIKSSAPYLLTLAARLQAAIYANRTAACEVSPAGTYILYELSRTEPLTSKALSQQLSLGPAAIGQTLTRLERDGLITRDRAAADRRWVEIRLTPRGRAIVPPLNDASMALIREIRTVLGVAGERRFVGDLETLIGHFSREAEDEGALHRARATARTGTEA